The Thermococcus sp. genomic interval ATCTCAGCCCCAGCCCTCTCAAGGGCTCTCGCCGCGTTTATGAGGAGCTCCTTTCTCCCCTCCCAGCCCCGGGGGTTGTCCTTGAACTCCGCGAAGTTTATGGAGTAGATTATCAGCTCCGGGAACGTGAAGGGGCCTAAAAGCTCGCGGCTTATCCCTATGTAGTTCCGGTAGTAGTAGAGGGTTGACTCGGGTGTCATCCCGCCGATCAGGCCTATCCTCTTCACACCGACCACCAGTTCTGAGAGGGGGACAGGGTTTATGAAAGTTGGGGTCAGATGTAGCCCAGCTCCTCAAGGACGCTGAGTCCCAGCTCGGAAAGCCACTCGTCTTCAAGGCACGACGGAATTCCACGAACCGGCTCCATAAGGAGGGATTCTCTCGTCGGAATAAATGCCATAATACGTGCTCCAAGCTCATCCTCGACCAGCTCCACGAGGGTTTCAAGGAAGTCCTCCGGAAAGTCGGCGAAGTTCATTATCACCCTCTTTACCCCGAACTTCCTTATCAGGGCTGTCAGGTACCTGAACACGCCGTTCAGGGGCACCCTGTTGGGGTCAACGACGAGAACGGGGATGTCAACCTTCTTGAGGAGGCCGTTGAGCTCAATCGGTATGGAAGGCGGGAAGTCTATCACGATGACGCCGTACATTGCCTTCAGCCTGTCGATTACCTCGTCCAGAACCGGCAGGAGGTTTAGAGGGTTCACGGTGATTCCATGGGGCTTGCCCAGAATGAGGTGAAGGTTCCGGGTGAACCTGGCCGGGACGGTGAGCCACTCAGGGTTCAGCTCCGGGTCGTTGAGGTAGTCCTCGAAGGAGTAGGGGGCGTTCAGGGCGAAGTGGTTGTGGAGGTCAGGGAGGTAAAGGTCTCCATCAATGAGAAGCGTTCTGATACCGCTTATCGCCAGGCAGGTCGCGGTATTGGCTGACATCGTCGTTTTTCCACTGCCCCCCGGTCCCAGGAATCCAACGACCTTCATAGTCCATCGTGGAATGTACTTTCTTTTCCTCATAACTTTTCCGGTTGAAAGTTTGAGAAAAATTTTCCTATGTTGGAAGGATGAAACGATGAGCTTTCAATATGAGGGTTAAAAGGCTTCCATAGTCTCCTCTCTTTAATTGAGGCCTGCGAGTACGATATGAGCAGGTTAGGGTGAGAATTTTGCTAAAAGCCCGGAGATAGTTGTTCGAGCCACTCCGCTCCTCACCGGTGTTGCCCCGGGCTGAAGGACGTCCTTGAGGCCCACCTCAGGGTCACCCTTCACCGGGGCCTTGAGGTTGCCTACGAAGACCCCAAAGCATTTAAGGGTGCGGTCGCAAAGTTGTTCGGAGAATACAGTGCGAGGTTGCTTGAGTTGATAATACTTCAGAGGTTGAAGGAGCAGTTCGGGTGGTCTGAAGAGCCATCGAGCCTTGAGGAGGCCGTGGAGAGAATAAGGGCAATCTACGGTGGGTAGAATGACCGGGGACCCGCTGAGCCTTATAGTGGAAGCGTCCCGCAGGATGTCGCCGACCTTCCTCAACTACCAGATAGGAAGCGAAATCGAGCTCATACTGTACCACCTCCTGAGGAGGCTTAAAGACCTCTACGACGAGGTTTTCGTTATATCCTTCCACGATGCCTACCACTTCATCGTCAGCTACGTCAGCTCGGTCTATCCTGACGGAAGGGATGTCTTCAGGCCCTCCCACCTCATCTCGGTAAACCCCTACCTTGAGGAGGCCCTGAACCCGACAATGGTCATTAAGGTCAAGGACCCCGAGATAATAATGGGCAGGATACAGAGCAAGCTCCTCTCCCTCGACCCCGACAATGGAAAGAGGAAGCTCTTCATAGTTCTCGGCCTTGACCTCTACGGAATCCGCTACCGCGAGGAGCTCGTCCAGATAGTCCCGATGATTTCGAGGATGCTGGCAAAGGAGGAGGGCTCCAACGTCCTCGTGACCTTCAACGTCAGGGCGTTTCCAGAGACAGTTTCGGAGATAATAGACTGCTTCGCCCTCAACGTCTTCAGGTTTGCCGTCGAGGTAAAGAAAAGGACGATAAGGAGAAAGCTGACCGTGATAAGGAGCCCCTTTATCGAGTACAACCTCCGCTCGTGGTACTACACCGTCACTAAGGAGGGCATCAACTTCGAGCTCGCCGAGAGATAAGGCCCTCTATCTCGTCCCACAGCCTCTCGGCCAGCTCGCGCTTGCTCATCCTCGGGAGCTTCTTAGCTTCTTCCCTGCTCACCAGGATTACCTCGTTCTCGTCGCTGCCGAAGGCCTTTAGCGTGTTCGCAACGACGAGGTCACTTCCGGCTCTTTCAATTTGCTTTCTGGCTGCGTTGATAAGCTCTCCCTCGCTCAGGCCTGTCTCGGCTTTAAAGCCGACGAGGAAAGTATCTGGCTGGAGTTCCTTCACGCGGTCTATTATCTTCGGCGTCGGCTCAAGCTCAAGGGTTATTGGTTTTCCGCTCTTTACCTTCACATCAGCCCTGTTCTTCACCCTGAAGTCGCTTACCGCCGCGGCCAAAACAACCACATCGTATTTCCTAGCTTTCAGCTCGTCCTCGATGGCTTTCAGCATCTCCTCAACGGTCTCGACCTCAATCTGGTTCTCCACGAAGCTCGGGACGCTCCCCTTCGTCCTTATGAGCGTCACCTCGGCACCGCGGAAGTCGGCCTCCTCAGCTATGGCAACGCCCATTTTTCCGCTACTCGCGTTGGTTATGTAGCGTATCGGGTCGATGTACTCCTTCGTTGCCCCAGCAGTGACTAGAACCCTCTTTCCGGCTAATGTTTTTGGGTGGAGCTTTCTGATGACGCGGTAGACGACCTCTTCAACCGGCGCCACCTTCGCCTTGCCCTCCTCCAGTTTGGGCTCTATGAACTCTACCCCCAGCTTTTTGAGCTTCTCGATGTTCTCAAGCACTATCGGGTGCTCGTACATTGTCGAGTGCATCGCTGGAGCTATCATTATCGGCGTGTGGGCGAAGGCCGTAGTTATGACTGTCGTAACCGGGGTATCGTCTATGCCGTTGGCTATCTTTCCAATGGTGTTGGCCGTTGCGGGGTAAACGAGGATTAGGTCGGCCTTGTTCTCGTGCTCTCCAGCGAGCTCAACGTGCTCTATAAAGCCCGTGATTTCCGTCACTACGGGGTTCCCGGTGGCGAACTCCATCGCATAGGGGTGGATTATTTTTTGAGCGTTCTCGCTCATCACTGCATAAACTTCCGCGCCGTGCCTTATGAGCTCCCTCGCGAGCTTTACAGCTTCCACCGCAGCTATACTGCCAGGGATGGCGAGAACAATTTTCTTGCCGACGAGTTTTCGGCTCTTCGTGGCATAAATCAGCCTAACATGGTGAAGCATGTGAACACCTCCAAGAAGAGCTTGGGACAGGTCATATATAATAGTTGGGAAGCTCAAAGCTCCCTGACGGCGTCGTCCTCGAACTTCCTGACCTCTTCCTCGGTGCCGACCCAGACCACTATGATTGGCTCGACGGTGATCATGCCGTCCTTTATCATGGGCTTTATCTCGCATATCGCTCTCTCTATCTTGTAGCCCCTGTCAACGACCTCAATGACTATTGGGAGGTCTGTCGAAAGCCTCATAACGTCGCTTGAGTGAATTCTGCTCTTCTTCCCGAAGCCGTAGATACCTCTGTAGACGGTCGCTCCAGCAATCCCCATCTCGCGGAGCTTCTCAACTATGGCCTTGTAGAGGGGCTTTCTATCGAAGCGGTCGTTCTCCCCGATGTAAATCTTTAGCCTGAGCGTGTTCCAGTGCTCGACCTCGACCATACAATCACCTCCGGGCCAGGATAAAACCCGCAAAGATTAGGGCAACGGTTATTATAACGTTTGCCAGCACGTTGAGGGTCGCCATGAGGTACTCCCTCTCGCGGAGGAGTGAAAACGTCTCGTAGGAGAAGGTTGAGAACGTGCTTAAGGCACCGCAGAAGCCAACCCCAACGCCGACCCTCCACTCCGGTGGAACCTCAAAGCCCCAGAAGACGAGGCCGTAGAGGTAGCCGAGTATCAGGCTTGCTATGCTGTTCACCATAAGCGTTCCAACCGGAAAGTCGCGGTAGACCGGCAACAGGCCGGCTATGTAGAACCTCGCCACCGCTCCTAAGGCCCCTCCGAGGGCAAGGAATCCCAGCAGTCTCGCGTTCATTCATCATCCCCCTCCGCCTCCTCCCGGTCGGCCCGGCCTTTTAACCCTTTGTCCCCGAAGGCCGAGGACATGTAGTAGCGTATTAGCTCTTCAGCTCTGGAGAAGTCTCTCTCCGGAAGGCCGAGCATCCTTCTGAGCCTCCTGTTTTCAGCTATGAGGCCCGAGAGGGTTATGGCGAGGTTCTGGTTGTCCAGGGCCGAGTAGTAGCTCCTGAACTTCAGCGGTGACCACTTACCCTCAAGCCCGTAGAGCCTTCCCTCAAGCTCCTCGATTTCCCTCTCAAGCCTTTCAATTTCCCTTTCATCAACCTCTTCGTCAAGGTAGCCGTCAAGGAGAATTATTCTCACTGCTTCCTCGGGCCTGAAGCCCCACTTCCTCGAAACCTCCTCTATTCTCTCCCACAGCTCGTCGGGTACGTTGAAGGCAACCTTCCGCCACTTTCCTTTTGCCCAGACGGTTATCTTCATCTCCCACCACCGAGCCTTTCCCTGAGCTCCCTGTTTTCAAGGCTCAGCTCCCTTCTGAGGTTCAGCATGAACTCCCTGTCCATCTTGGCCTTCTCCTCGAACTCGACCAGTTCCCTATAGTGGTTTTCCATCTCGTTGAGCTTTTTCTCCAGT includes:
- the coaBC gene encoding bifunctional phosphopantothenoylcysteine decarboxylase/phosphopantothenate--cysteine ligase CoaBC; the encoded protein is MLHHVRLIYATKSRKLVGKKIVLAIPGSIAAVEAVKLARELIRHGAEVYAVMSENAQKIIHPYAMEFATGNPVVTEITGFIEHVELAGEHENKADLILVYPATANTIGKIANGIDDTPVTTVITTAFAHTPIMIAPAMHSTMYEHPIVLENIEKLKKLGVEFIEPKLEEGKAKVAPVEEVVYRVIRKLHPKTLAGKRVLVTAGATKEYIDPIRYITNASSGKMGVAIAEEADFRGAEVTLIRTKGSVPSFVENQIEVETVEEMLKAIEDELKARKYDVVVLAAAVSDFRVKNRADVKVKSGKPITLELEPTPKIIDRVKELQPDTFLVGFKAETGLSEGELINAARKQIERAGSDLVVANTLKAFGSDENEVILVSREEAKKLPRMSKRELAERLWDEIEGLISRRARS
- a CDS encoding DUF190 domain-containing protein, which encodes MVEVEHWNTLRLKIYIGENDRFDRKPLYKAIVEKLREMGIAGATVYRGIYGFGKKSRIHSSDVMRLSTDLPIVIEVVDRGYKIERAICEIKPMIKDGMITVEPIIVVWVGTEEEVRKFEDDAVREL
- a CDS encoding ArsA-related P-loop ATPase, which codes for MRKRKYIPRWTMKVVGFLGPGGSGKTTMSANTATCLAISGIRTLLIDGDLYLPDLHNHFALNAPYSFEDYLNDPELNPEWLTVPARFTRNLHLILGKPHGITVNPLNLLPVLDEVIDRLKAMYGVIVIDFPPSIPIELNGLLKKVDIPVLVVDPNRVPLNGVFRYLTALIRKFGVKRVIMNFADFPEDFLETLVELVEDELGARIMAFIPTRESLLMEPVRGIPSCLEDEWLSELGLSVLEELGYI
- the crcB gene encoding fluoride efflux transporter CrcB; protein product: MNARLLGFLALGGALGAVARFYIAGLLPVYRDFPVGTLMVNSIASLILGYLYGLVFWGFEVPPEWRVGVGVGFCGALSTFSTFSYETFSLLREREYLMATLNVLANVIITVALIFAGFILARR
- a CDS encoding NitrOD5 domain-containing protein gives rise to the protein MKDVLEAHLRVTLHRGLEVAYEDPKAFKGAVAKLFGEYSARLLELIILQRLKEQFGWSEEPSSLEEAVERIRAIYGG